The sequence AATACTGCCCACAAGTTTTCCATCCAGGGTTATTGGGGCGATGGCAAGGGACCCTATGGGTTCGGTCAGGGTGTCAGGCATCAGATCCTTGAAAAACGTTAAATTCCTATTGGCCAATACAGGTTTTTGGTTTTTGATAATGGAAATAAAACGTTCCTGGCTAACAAAAGCAATCGCTGATTTCAGGCCCTGGGAGCCACTACAGTCCTTGAGCTGTTGACAAATAGAGCTTTCCTGGATAATAGAAAGCCAGATATGCGGTATGCTGAATTTGTCTGCAATCTGGAATAAAAGTCGCTCAAAAAAATCTTTAAAATTCAGTATACTTAGAATACTGATTTCAATCTCGTTGAATTTCCGGGTTATTTCCTCGTTTTTTTTCAGTCGTTTTAACAGATGTTGCGGTATTTCCATGAATAGCCCTGGTTCTGTTTTTACCCACCAATGGATGTCATATGATTCAACGGGATATCTTGGGCAGTTCTTTTTTCTAAGTTATGGTCTAATGGCTTGTCCTTCAAAGCTGCTAGTATAATTTGTTTCAACGCCTCATCATCGGCACCGTTGCGCAGGGGGGTGAGAATATCGGTTTCATTGTTTCTTAGCAGGCAGGGCCGAATGGTCCCCCGGGAAGTTAGGCGCAACCTGTTACATTCACTGCAGAAATGAGAACTGACCGGTGTGATGAACCCTAAAATTCCCGGAGCCCCGGCCAGTCTGTAGGTTTTTGCCGGACCGTCATTTAATCCTTTAGGAACTACTGTCAAAGGCCCATGGGCGTCAATGATAATATTTTTAATGTCCTGGGTCAGGATTTGCTGGTCTTCACCCAAATCTGTGTTTCCCATAGGCATGTATTCAATGAACCGAACGTGGAGGGGGTATTTCCAGGTCAGTCCGGCAATGGCCTGGATTTCATCATCGTTGAATCCCTTCAAAGCCACGGTGTTAATTTTTATGGGCGACATGCCCAGATCGTGGGCAGCCATGATACTGTCCCATACCCTTTGGAACCGGTCCCGCTGGGTAATCCGTATAAATTTTTCCGGCACCAGGGTATCCAGGCTGAAGTTGAGCCTTTGGATACCCATATCCATTAACTCTTTTATTTGATCCCGGTTCAGGCGGGATCCGTTGGTGGTAATGGAGATATCTTTTAGCTGGGGAATGCGGCATAATCGGCGGAGAAAGGAAAAAATACCCTTTCTGACAAACGGCTCTCCGCCGGTGATCCTGACTTTGGTGATGCCCATCTCACAGCCGATTCGGACAATTTTTAATATTTCTTCATACCGGGCAATGCGGTCATGTTCAATAACTTTGAACGGTGCTGCAGGTACGCAATATTTGCACCTGAAGTTACACCGGTCCGTAACGGAGATTCTCAAATAATTGATGTTTCTGTTTCCGACAATCATGGTTCATGGTGTACTTTTATTTTTTGTGAAACACCGGGTAAGGCGTTATTCATAATGTTTGAGCAGTGCTTCAATCAGACCGTCAATGGTAAAGGAATCCGCCTCAATATCCGGTGAAAGCCCTTTTTCCCGGATGGTATCCGAGGTGATGGGGCCAATGCTGGCAAGGGTCACCCCTTCGAGCAGGGCAGGGGCGTTTTGTCCGTCAAGCAGAGTCAAAAAATTGGTTACAGTGGAGGATGAGGTAAAGGTCACTGCGTCAATATCACCGGCGTTAAGCATATCAATGAGAAGGTCTTTTCCCTCATCTGCCAGCCGGGTTTCATATGCGGTCACCTCATCCACCAGGGCGCCCATGCGTGTCAGCTGTTCGGGCAGGATGGTACGCGCTTTTTTCGCCCGGGGCAGTAACACCTTTTTCCCGGTCATATCAAGGCCTGAAAACGCATCCACAACAGATTCCGCCCGATATGTTTCGGGCAGAATATCGGAAATAATGCCATAATCTGCCAGGCGTTCTTTGGTCACAGGGCCGATGCAGGCAAATTTAAGATGCCCCAGAGCACGGGAATCCTTTCCCTTTTCAAAAAGGGTGTCAAAGAAAAATTTTACACCGTTCACCGAAGTCAACACCAGCCAGTCATACCGCTCAAGGTGGTCAATGGCCGCTTCCAACGGAGTTTTATCTTCAGGTGGTGCGATTTTAATGGTGGGAATTTCTATGCACTGGGCACCAAGGCGGTTAAGTTCGGCCACAAGGCCGGATGCCTGGGCCCTGGCCCTGGTGATCACAATTTTTTTCCCGAATAACGGCTTTTGGTCAAACCAGGTCAGTTCATCCCGTAAAGAGACCACATGTCCTACCACAATAATGGCCGGGGATTTCAGCCCTGCTTTTTCAACTTCATCAACAATGGTGGCAAGGGTACCGGTTACGGTCTGCTGGCGGGTGGTGGTGCCCCAGCGGACCAGGGCTACAGGTGTGTCCGACGGCTTGCCGTGTTTCATCAAGTTTGTTACGATATTAGAAAGATTCTTGACCCCCATTAAAAAAACAAGGGTGGCGTCGGACTTGGCAAATATGTCCCACTGCATCCGGGATTCTTTTTTATCGGGCCGTTCGTGACCGGTAATAAAGGAGACAAAGGAGGTGTGATCCCTGTGGGTCACCGGGATCCCGGCATATGCCGGGGCTGCCACGGCAGATGTGACACCGGGAATCACCTCATAACTGATGCCATAGGACAATAACTCCTGGGCCTCTTCCCCGCCGCGGCCAAAAACAAAGGGATCGCCACCCTTGAGGCGGGCCACGTTTTTGCCTTCCCTGGCCTTTTCTACCAGCAGCAAGTTGATTTTGTCCTGGGTCAGGGTGTGGTCCCCGCCTTTTTTCCCCACGTAGATAATTTCAGCGTCTTTTTTCGCATAATCAAGCAGAAAAGGAGATGCCAGGTAATCATAAACCACCACATCCGCAGCTTGAATGCATTCTTTTGCCTTTACGGTGATAAGCCCCGGATCTCCCGGGCCTGCACCAATCAGATAAACCTTGCCCCTGGTTTGTGTCATGGGATATTAAGTGCCTCCAATATGCGTTGTCCGCCTTTATCAAGAACAAGTTTTGCCAGTTCCCGGCCCTTTTCAGTCACTTGTTCAGGGGTTGATTCAATAGCTTCTTTAATAAAGGATTCGCCGTCTTCCGATGCTACCACTGCGGTAAAGATTATCCGGCTGTCCCGGATTTTGCCGAAACAGGCCACAGGAATATGGCAACTGCCTTCGATCTCTTTGAGAAATGCCCGTTCCCCGGTAACACAGGTCCGTGTGGGGCCATGGTCAAGGACGGATAAAATGTCTTCCATATCCGGATCATTTTCCCGGGTTTCAATGCAAAGCGCGCCCTGGCCAACCGCCGGCACCATATCGGTTTCGGTAAGGTACTCGGTGATCTCACTGCCCTGGCCCAAACGTTCAAGCCCGGCAGCCGCCAGAACAATTGCCGCATATTCACCGGATTTGAGTTTTTTAATCCGGGTATCCAGATTTCCTCGGATGGATTTGATTTCAAGATCCGGGCGCAGATGTTTAAGCTGAGAGCCCCGGCGAAGGCTGGACGTGCCGATGACCGCTCCTTGGGGATAGTCTTTGAAACGCTCTCCCTGGGCAGATATGAGCACGTCAAAGGGATTGGCCCGTTCCGGTATGGCCCCGATTATCAATCCATCGGGCAGTTCGCCCGGCATATCCTTCATGGAGTGAACGGCCAGGTCAATACCGCCGTCTAAAAGCGCCGCTTCGATCTCTTTAACAAAAAGACCTTTACCCCCCACCATGGCAAGGGGACGGTCCGTTATGCGGTCACCCGTGGTTTTGATTGTTTTTATATCAACCCGGATGTCCGGGCATGCTGTTTCAATGCACTTTTTTACATGGTTGGCCTGCCACAGGGCTAACGCACTTCCCCGGGTGCCGATACAGATATTTGATTTCATGTTTACCCGATCGTTAGGCTGCTGCTGTTACTGCTGCAAGAGCCGCAATTTGTTGAGGTGCAACCGGTACAGGCGGAACTGCCCGCTGATGTGGTTGTTTGAATCTGGCCGCCGGGGCCTGTGGATTTGGATACAAACCCGCATTTTGACATCATTCGTGCCAAGTTTTCGCTGCTGCATGCCGGGCATGTGGGTGTATCTTTGCCCATCACGAGGGTTTCAAAATTTTTACCGCAGGCTTTGCAGGTATATTCATAAATTGGCATTCTTCCGCCCCTTTTTATTAGTTTCTAATTGGAAATAACAAATCAATATAAGGCTATAGGTCTCTTTTTTCAAGGCCAGGATTCAATAATTTGGATTGCTGCAAACCGTTTATGACGGTCTGTAACGGTCAGGTCGGTGAACAGTTGTTTATCTGTCAAAGGGAAAGGCTGCCTGAACTATGCGTCTGAAATTTTGTTCAGTCAGGAACTGCCATGCAATTTGGGCAAGAATTAGGGCCGTTTTTTTCATCTGTGAAAATGCAAAGTCCGTTGCTGCAGCCTGGGCAAACTCCCTGGAGTGAATAACAGCGCCGGGATTGTTTTGGGTAATATTAAAATAGGCATGCATGGCAGGTACTTCATAGGTTACATCTCCAAAATCTGAGGACCCCCTGGACGGCTTCAGCCATTTGGGTTGCATGCCGGCACTCCGGGCAAAAGAGAAAAAGATCTGGTTGAGCGGATCATTTGGGATGCCGGGTTTATAAGCGTTTGGTGTTTCTGAAAATTTCAGTGTTGTATCGGTCATAAGTGCAGCGCCTTTGGCAATATTTTTAAACCGGATTTGCATCTGATCAAGAAATTTAAGATCAAAATCGCGTAAATAAAATTCGGCTCGGGCAAAATCCGGAATAATGTTGGGAGCCTGGCCTCCGTCCCGGATCACGCCATGGACCCGGCTGGTCTCAGTGAGTTGCTGGCGCCAGGCATCCACACCGTTGAACAAAAGCCGCAGGGCGTCTAAAGCGTTGGCCCCTTTTTCCGGACAATCCGCTGCATGTGCGGTCTTTCCCGTATATGAGACCATGAATTGTCTGATTCCGGATTCTCCGGCATAAGGTGCTGTGGCATCATCCGACGGGTGGGCCATGAGTACCAGGTCCACATCTTTCAGCGCACCGGCTTTGATAAGATCAATCTTGGCACCGCGCTGCTCTTCGGCAGGAGTGCCCATCACCGTAACCCTGCCGGGTGAATGATGGTGGGTCAAAAGATTTTTCAGCACCACGCCCGCCCCCAGTGCCACGCCGGCAATCAGGTTATGACCGCAACCGTGACCTATGCCGGGCAGGGCATCGTATTCAGACATAAAGCAGACATGGGGTCCTTTTTGGCCTGCTGTCGCATTAAACGCAGTAGAAAGGCCCTTATAGCCTGTTTCCACAAAAAATCCCCAGGCGTTCAGAAGATCTGCCTGCCAGGCGCATGCCCGGGCCTCTTCTCCGGAAAGTTCCGGTGTTTCATGAATTTTGCGCACCACGGACAGCAAATTTTGTTCGTGGGCTTTGAATATGGATCGGGTCAAATTTTCCGGGGTGGTCATCTGACGATACTTCTGATGGGGTAAATATTCATTTTTAGAGTACAATTTTGTCAATAGTAAATAACACCAAAATTTTTCAGGATTTGTTTAAAATGTCAAGCAGGAAAAATATAGGTTTTTAAAATACTGTGGCTCGATCATCAATTTTTTAGGGAATTTGTTCAAATTCAAGGCGGGAACACTTTTTAACCGGAGGAATATACAACTTATTTTGAGGATTAAATATTTTTTCCAACGCAGAAGTTGGGCAAATTTTAAAAAAAATTGGATCATCGAGTATGGCATCCTGGAAAACAACACGCTATACTACACTTTTACTGATAAGGGATTTATTTTAATGAAATTTATATTTTTGCTGGTGCTTGCCTTTGCGGCCGGCATGCTGGCACCAATGCAGGCCGGGATGAATGCAAAAATAGGAAAAGCATTGAACGATCCCTTTTATGCCGCCCTTATTTCATTTGCCGTGGGTACGGCAGGTCTTTTAGTCTATGCTCTTACATGCAGGGTGGATCTTTCCGCGATCCGCACGGTTTCCGATGTCCACTGGACTCTTTGGCTGGCGGGGCTTTTAGGTGCCTTTTATGTGACCGCGACCATTGTGCTTGCACCACGGCTGGGGACTGCCCTGACCTTTGGCCTGGTGGTGGCGGGCCAACTGGTCATGGCCGTAATCATGGACCACTTTGGTCTGTTTGGCATGCCCGTTCAGCCGGTTAACTGGCTTCGTCTTACCGGCATTGTATTGATTGTTGGGGGGACCATGTTAATACGGTGGTTTTAAATATTCGCTCCTTGAATTTAAGTAATCTCTAAGTTATAATTCGAAATTACTTAAATAAGGAGGCCGGTATGTGGATAGACAGGCGCATGGCAAGCAAATTAAACGCTGCTGTTAAATCAAGGCCGGCATTGCTTTTAACCGGGGCAAGGCAGACCGGGAAGAGTTCTCTTTTACAAAAGCTGTTTCCGGAAACTAAGTATGTTACCTTTGATTATCTCAGGCATGTCGAAACGGCAAAAGAGTCTCCGGAATATTTTCTCAGTCAGTTCAAAAACCAAGTTATTCTGGATGAAATACAATATGTGCCTGAATTGTTCCGGGAATTGAAGATTGTGATTGACCAAGACCGGGCCGGTTACGGCAGATGGATTATGACAGGCAGTCAACAGTTTGTGTTGATGGAAAAAATCAGTGAGAGCCTGGCCGGGCGGATCATTCTGTTTCATCTCGAAACTTTAAGCGCCGAAGAGGTGAGGAACAAAGGGAATTTGAACCTCATTGATTTTCTTTGGAAAGGCGGATATCCGGAGCTTTGGTCCAATCCACACCTTAATGTAAGCGATTTTTTTGAAAGTTATATCCGAACGTATGTTGAAAGGGATTTGAAAACCATCATTGATGTAAGAAGTTTGAACGATTTCAGGAGATTCATCCGGATTGTCGCAACCCGTTCAGGACAGTTGCTGAATTATAAGGGACTGTCAGCCGATGTGGGAGTGTCCGATGTAACCATCAGGAAATGGGTTCATGCTCTGGAGATCAGCGGACTCGTATACCTTTTGCCGCCATACTATGCCAATATAGGGAAACGGCTGATCAAGTCCCCAAAGATTTATTTTGCCGACCACGGGCTGCTCTGCTACCTTTTAGGCATTGAAAGCGAATCCGACTGGTTTTCTCATCCCCTTAAAGGCAGTTTGTGGGAAAATATGGTCATGATGGAATTGATCAAGACCCATGACTTAAGACCGGGAACCAATCTGTTTTTTTACAGAGACCAGAACGGGGTGGAAATTGATTTTGTTGTGGAACAAAAGGGCACCTTATATTTGATAGAGGCAAAGGCAGGAGAAAGGATTCCTCCGGGAAAACTCCATTTTAACCGGGTTGCTCCCCTTTTCCGGAAGACCTTCAAGACAGAAAATATTCTGGCCCTGAACATCAAAGACGACAAAGTCCTCCGGCAAAAAGAATATGCTTTCCTGAATCCCTTGT comes from uncultured Desulfobacter sp. and encodes:
- the cobA gene encoding uroporphyrinogen-III C-methyltransferase produces the protein MTQTRGKVYLIGAGPGDPGLITVKAKECIQAADVVVYDYLASPFLLDYAKKDAEIIYVGKKGGDHTLTQDKINLLLVEKAREGKNVARLKGGDPFVFGRGGEEAQELLSYGISYEVIPGVTSAVAAPAYAGIPVTHRDHTSFVSFITGHERPDKKESRMQWDIFAKSDATLVFLMGVKNLSNIVTNLMKHGKPSDTPVALVRWGTTTRQQTVTGTLATIVDEVEKAGLKSPAIIVVGHVVSLRDELTWFDQKPLFGKKIVITRARAQASGLVAELNRLGAQCIEIPTIKIAPPEDKTPLEAAIDHLERYDWLVLTSVNGVKFFFDTLFEKGKDSRALGHLKFACIGPVTKERLADYGIISDILPETYRAESVVDAFSGLDMTGKKVLLPRAKKARTILPEQLTRMGALVDEVTAYETRLADEGKDLLIDMLNAGDIDAVTFTSSSTVTNFLTLLDGQNAPALLEGVTLASIGPITSDTIREKGLSPDIEADSFTIDGLIEALLKHYE
- a CDS encoding DMT family transporter, producing the protein MKFIFLLVLAFAAGMLAPMQAGMNAKIGKALNDPFYAALISFAVGTAGLLVYALTCRVDLSAIRTVSDVHWTLWLAGLLGAFYVTATIVLAPRLGTALTFGLVVAGQLVMAVIMDHFGLFGMPVQPVNWLRLTGIVLIVGGTMLIRWF
- a CDS encoding ATP-binding protein, with the protein product MWIDRRMASKLNAAVKSRPALLLTGARQTGKSSLLQKLFPETKYVTFDYLRHVETAKESPEYFLSQFKNQVILDEIQYVPELFRELKIVIDQDRAGYGRWIMTGSQQFVLMEKISESLAGRIILFHLETLSAEEVRNKGNLNLIDFLWKGGYPELWSNPHLNVSDFFESYIRTYVERDLKTIIDVRSLNDFRRFIRIVATRSGQLLNYKGLSADVGVSDVTIRKWVHALEISGLVYLLPPYYANIGKRLIKSPKIYFADHGLLCYLLGIESESDWFSHPLKGSLWENMVMMELIKTHDLRPGTNLFFYRDQNGVEIDFVVEQKGTLYLIEAKAGERIPPGKLHFNRVAPLFRKTFKTENILALNIKDDKVLRQKEYAFLNPLYSEISL
- the hemC gene encoding hydroxymethylbilane synthase, which translates into the protein MKSNICIGTRGSALALWQANHVKKCIETACPDIRVDIKTIKTTGDRITDRPLAMVGGKGLFVKEIEAALLDGGIDLAVHSMKDMPGELPDGLIIGAIPERANPFDVLISAQGERFKDYPQGAVIGTSSLRRGSQLKHLRPDLEIKSIRGNLDTRIKKLKSGEYAAIVLAAAGLERLGQGSEITEYLTETDMVPAVGQGALCIETRENDPDMEDILSVLDHGPTRTCVTGERAFLKEIEGSCHIPVACFGKIRDSRIIFTAVVASEDGESFIKEAIESTPEQVTEKGRELAKLVLDKGGQRILEALNIP
- a CDS encoding zinc ribbon domain-containing protein → MPIYEYTCKACGKNFETLVMGKDTPTCPACSSENLARMMSKCGFVSKSTGPGGQIQTTTSAGSSACTGCTSTNCGSCSSNSSSLTIG
- a CDS encoding M20 family metallopeptidase, which gives rise to MTKLYSKNEYLPHQKYRQMTTPENLTRSIFKAHEQNLLSVVRKIHETPELSGEEARACAWQADLLNAWGFFVETGYKGLSTAFNATAGQKGPHVCFMSEYDALPGIGHGCGHNLIAGVALGAGVVLKNLLTHHHSPGRVTVMGTPAEEQRGAKIDLIKAGALKDVDLVLMAHPSDDATAPYAGESGIRQFMVSYTGKTAHAADCPEKGANALDALRLLFNGVDAWRQQLTETSRVHGVIRDGGQAPNIIPDFARAEFYLRDFDLKFLDQMQIRFKNIAKGAALMTDTTLKFSETPNAYKPGIPNDPLNQIFFSFARSAGMQPKWLKPSRGSSDFGDVTYEVPAMHAYFNITQNNPGAVIHSREFAQAAATDFAFSQMKKTALILAQIAWQFLTEQNFRRIVQAAFPFDR
- the moaA gene encoding GTP 3',8-cyclase MoaA, whose translation is MIVGNRNINYLRISVTDRCNFRCKYCVPAAPFKVIEHDRIARYEEILKIVRIGCEMGITKVRITGGEPFVRKGIFSFLRRLCRIPQLKDISITTNGSRLNRDQIKELMDMGIQRLNFSLDTLVPEKFIRITQRDRFQRVWDSIMAAHDLGMSPIKINTVALKGFNDDEIQAIAGLTWKYPLHVRFIEYMPMGNTDLGEDQQILTQDIKNIIIDAHGPLTVVPKGLNDGPAKTYRLAGAPGILGFITPVSSHFCSECNRLRLTSRGTIRPCLLRNNETDILTPLRNGADDEALKQIILAALKDKPLDHNLEKRTAQDIPLNHMTSIGG